A stretch of Usitatibacter palustris DNA encodes these proteins:
- a CDS encoding PhoH family protein → MPKAKPQELRFEPADNSRLASLCGPLDANLRQIENALDVTIARRGERFRVSGPADKTVLASKALQRFYDQATRELSVEDIQLGLVEITRAPVKAADPDAAPPLVLPRRELSARTPRQAQYLQQMRSLDITFGIGPAGTGKTFLAVAAAVDAFERDAVKRIVLTRPAVEAGEKLGFLPGDLAQKIDPYLRPLYDALYDLTGYDKVGRLFERGAIEIAPLAFMRGRTLNHSFIILDEAQNTTPEQMKMFLTRIGFGSKAVVTGDITQIDLAKNQRSGLIDAKEVLTGVRGIGFTQFQSDDVVRHPLVQAIVDAYDRVTPARR, encoded by the coding sequence GTGCCGAAGGCGAAGCCCCAGGAACTGCGATTCGAGCCGGCTGACAACAGCCGGCTCGCTTCGCTTTGTGGGCCGCTCGACGCGAACCTGCGCCAGATCGAGAACGCGCTCGACGTCACCATCGCGCGCCGCGGCGAGCGCTTCCGCGTTTCAGGTCCCGCCGACAAGACGGTGCTCGCCTCGAAGGCGTTGCAGCGTTTCTACGACCAGGCGACGCGCGAGCTGAGCGTCGAGGACATCCAGCTCGGCCTCGTGGAGATCACGCGCGCGCCGGTGAAAGCCGCCGACCCGGATGCCGCGCCGCCGCTGGTGCTCCCGCGCCGCGAGCTTTCCGCGCGCACGCCTCGCCAGGCGCAGTACCTGCAGCAGATGCGTTCGCTCGACATCACCTTCGGCATCGGGCCCGCGGGAACCGGCAAGACGTTCCTCGCGGTCGCAGCCGCGGTCGATGCGTTCGAGCGCGATGCCGTCAAGCGGATCGTGCTCACGCGCCCCGCGGTGGAAGCCGGCGAGAAGCTCGGGTTCCTTCCGGGCGACCTCGCGCAGAAGATCGATCCCTACCTGCGGCCGCTCTACGACGCGCTCTACGACCTCACCGGCTACGACAAGGTGGGCCGGCTCTTCGAGCGCGGCGCCATCGAGATTGCACCGCTGGCGTTCATGCGCGGGCGCACGCTCAACCACTCGTTCATCATCCTCGACGAAGCGCAGAACACCACGCCCGAGCAGATGAAGATGTTCCTCACCCGCATCGGCTTCGGCTCGAAGGCGGTGGTGACCGGCGACATCACGCAGATCGACCTCGCCAAGAACCAGCGCTCGGGCCTCATCGACGCGAAGGAAGTCCTCACCGGCGTGCGCGGCATCGGCTTCACCCAGTTCCAGTCGGACGACGTGGTGCGCCACCCGCTCGTCCAGGCGATCGTCGACGCCTACGACCGTGTCACGCCCGCGCGGCGATGA
- a CDS encoding HlyC/CorC family transporter, producing MDEPAKPGLLERLSSLLLREPEDREQLVELLHSAYERKILDADALSMIEGVLQVSESQVRDVMIPRSQMDVIDVAESPEKFIPFVIETAHSRFPVYEDNRDNVIGILLAKDLLRFYAEEEFNVRDMLRPAVFVPEAKRLNVLLKEFRANRNHIAIVVDEYGGVSGLVTIEDVIEQIVGDIEDEYDFDETEDNILLDRAGKFRVKAGTEIADFNNHFGTKFTDEDHDTVGGLVVSHFGRLPKRGESIAIDGLTFQVLRADSRMVHALLVEKPREKV from the coding sequence ATGGACGAGCCCGCGAAGCCGGGACTGCTGGAGCGCCTATCGTCCCTGCTGCTGCGCGAGCCCGAAGATCGCGAGCAACTGGTCGAACTGCTGCACTCGGCCTACGAGCGCAAGATCCTCGACGCCGACGCGTTGTCGATGATCGAGGGCGTGCTCCAGGTGTCGGAGTCGCAGGTTCGCGACGTCATGATCCCGCGTTCGCAGATGGACGTGATCGACGTCGCGGAAAGCCCCGAGAAGTTCATCCCCTTCGTGATCGAGACGGCGCACTCGCGCTTCCCGGTGTACGAGGACAACCGCGACAACGTGATCGGCATCCTGCTCGCGAAGGACCTCCTGCGCTTCTACGCGGAGGAAGAGTTCAACGTCCGCGACATGCTGCGGCCCGCGGTGTTCGTGCCCGAGGCCAAGCGCCTGAACGTGCTGCTCAAGGAATTCCGTGCCAACCGCAACCACATCGCCATCGTGGTCGATGAGTACGGCGGCGTCTCGGGCCTGGTGACCATCGAGGACGTGATCGAGCAGATCGTCGGCGACATCGAGGACGAGTACGACTTCGACGAGACCGAGGACAACATCCTGCTCGACCGTGCGGGCAAGTTCCGCGTGAAGGCGGGCACGGAGATCGCCGACTTCAACAACCACTTCGGGACGAAATTCACCGACGAGGACCACGACACGGTCGGCGGGCTCGTGGTGTCGCATTTCGGCCGGCTGCCCAAGCGCGGCGAATCGATCGCGATCGACGGCCTGACCTTCCAGGTCCTGCGCGCCGACAGCCGGATGGTCCACGCCCTGCTCGTCGAGAAGCCGCGGGAGAAGGTGTGA
- the lnt gene encoding apolipoprotein N-acyltransferase, whose amino-acid sequence MSFAGEASPPARSAARILARGLLLPAVAGAATVVGFAPFYWWPVTVVALAVLFRVWDTSGSPLQAALSGFAFGLGMFLAGVSWVFVSMHVYGAMPVALAAVATFLFCAYLAIFPALAGWLALRIARDATCRRLAAIPAAFVAFEWLRGVLFTGFPWLTLGASQTPSSPLAGFAPLLGGYGVSLAAALVAAILAALVASAPWSRGRHALLAGLATLLIVGGVLKAVPFTEPVGKPVSVALLQGNVAQHLKWRDEVRTKTFTDYARMAQEARAQIVVLPETALPAFFDRLPPRYLDGLRDHAREAGKDILLGTVERKFEGEKYQYFNSLVKIGRAGPDESYRKRHLVPFGEFIPWGFDWVLKVLKIPLTDFGRGDARQAPITAAGVAIGVAICYEDIFGSEVIDHLPRAQLLLNVTNDAWFGESFAAEQHLQASQLRALEAGRWMLRSTNTGVTAAIDERGYVVAKLPQFTSGTLLTEAVPREGLTPYARMGDLAVLFIVAALLVAAFLKGFHKR is encoded by the coding sequence GTGAGCTTCGCCGGCGAGGCGTCGCCGCCCGCAAGGTCGGCGGCACGAATCCTCGCGCGCGGCCTCCTGCTTCCCGCGGTGGCCGGTGCGGCCACCGTCGTGGGCTTCGCACCGTTCTATTGGTGGCCCGTCACCGTCGTGGCGCTCGCCGTGCTCTTTCGCGTGTGGGACACGAGCGGCTCGCCCCTGCAGGCCGCGCTTTCGGGATTCGCCTTCGGGCTGGGCATGTTCCTCGCGGGCGTGTCGTGGGTCTTCGTGAGCATGCATGTGTATGGCGCGATGCCGGTGGCGCTCGCGGCCGTGGCCACGTTCCTCTTCTGCGCTTATCTCGCGATCTTTCCCGCGCTCGCGGGCTGGCTCGCGCTTCGCATCGCACGCGACGCCACGTGCCGGCGGCTTGCGGCGATTCCCGCGGCCTTCGTGGCATTCGAGTGGCTGCGGGGTGTTCTCTTCACGGGATTTCCCTGGCTCACGCTGGGCGCTTCGCAAACGCCTTCCAGCCCGCTCGCGGGATTCGCCCCGCTCCTCGGGGGCTACGGTGTCTCGCTCGCGGCCGCACTCGTGGCCGCAATCCTCGCCGCACTGGTGGCGAGCGCACCCTGGTCGCGCGGACGCCATGCGTTGCTCGCCGGGCTCGCAACGCTCCTCATCGTGGGCGGCGTGCTGAAAGCCGTGCCTTTCACGGAGCCGGTGGGCAAGCCCGTCTCGGTGGCGCTGCTCCAGGGCAACGTTGCGCAGCACCTGAAGTGGCGCGATGAGGTCCGCACGAAGACGTTCACCGATTACGCCCGCATGGCGCAGGAGGCGCGAGCGCAGATCGTGGTGCTGCCCGAGACGGCGCTGCCCGCGTTCTTCGACCGCCTGCCACCGCGCTACCTCGACGGGCTCCGGGACCACGCGCGCGAGGCCGGCAAGGACATCCTGCTGGGCACCGTGGAGCGGAAATTCGAGGGCGAGAAGTACCAGTACTTCAACAGCCTCGTGAAGATCGGCCGCGCAGGCCCCGACGAGTCGTATCGCAAACGCCACCTCGTTCCCTTCGGCGAATTCATCCCGTGGGGCTTCGACTGGGTGCTGAAGGTGCTGAAGATTCCGCTCACCGATTTCGGCCGGGGCGATGCGCGCCAGGCGCCGATCACCGCCGCGGGCGTCGCGATCGGCGTGGCCATTTGCTACGAGGACATCTTCGGCTCCGAGGTGATCGACCACCTGCCGCGCGCGCAGTTGCTGCTCAATGTCACCAACGACGCGTGGTTCGGCGAGTCGTTCGCCGCCGAGCAGCACTTGCAGGCTTCGCAGTTGCGCGCGCTCGAGGCCGGGCGCTGGATGCTGCGCTCGACCAACACGGGCGTGACCGCCGCCATCGACGAGCGCGGTTATGTCGTCGCGAAGCTTCCGCAGTTCACGAGCGGGACGCTGCTCACCGAAGCGGTGCCGCGCGAAGGCCTCACGCCGTACGCACGGATGGGTGACCTCGCGGTACTGT
- the ybeY gene encoding rRNA maturation RNase YbeY, which translates to MSAPAMTVQRASRASHIPGDRKLLAWAKATLARTAQVTLRYVAETEGRRLNARFRGKDYATNVLTFSYGEGNQLEGDIVICAPVVAREAKAQGKSVEAHHAHLLVHGLLHLQGLEHERAADAKRMEARERQILARLGFADPYA; encoded by the coding sequence ATGAGCGCGCCGGCGATGACCGTGCAGCGCGCCTCGCGCGCGAGCCACATTCCGGGCGATCGCAAGCTCCTCGCCTGGGCGAAGGCCACGCTCGCGCGAACCGCGCAGGTCACCCTGCGGTATGTCGCCGAAACGGAAGGGCGGCGGCTGAACGCCAGGTTCCGGGGCAAGGACTACGCCACCAACGTGCTTACGTTTTCTTACGGCGAGGGCAACCAGCTCGAAGGCGACATCGTCATCTGCGCGCCGGTCGTTGCGCGTGAGGCGAAGGCCCAGGGAAAGAGCGTGGAAGCACACCACGCACACCTGCTTGTCCACGGGTTGCTGCACCTGCAGGGGCTCGAACACGAGCGCGCGGCCGATGCGAAACGCATGGAAGCGCGCGAGCGCCAGATCCTCGCGCGGCTCGGATTCGCCGACCCCTACGCGTAG